The Spinacia oleracea cultivar Varoflay chromosome 2, BTI_SOV_V1, whole genome shotgun sequence DNA segment CTCTGGCGTTTAACCACCTGAATAAGCTTTGTTTGACACAACTTGAATTGGGTCGTGCAGACGtatattgttttgtttttggCATGATTCAGAGTTGTCCCCAGGTCAAGGATCTTGAAATTTCAGTGAGTATATCAAATAGCTTTTTCTGGAGCATcttgtattttcaaaattaagttGTTAATTTGTCTGCGAATACTCGAATAGTAGTCTAAATATGTTTTTGTTCTGTTtttgaccctaggcatatactTATAATTAGCATGAAAAACAATAATCATCTAGTATCCCTATGAAGTATGAACTAGAACAATTGTTTAAAAAATTCTTAGCCTGAAAACTTCTTTGATCCTTTTGTCCTCAAAACTAAATTTGATCTTTTTCTCAGGTTAAACCAAACACTGATGTTTTTCAGCACAAAATTGACTTCAATGACAACTACAAGTTGAGCCATCTTAGTAGAGTGAAGTTTACAGGCATTACAGGATCAAGTGCAGAACTGAAACTCATTGAGTACGTGCTTGCTATTTCAGAAGCGCTTGAAAATTTTCTCTAtaagggcatgcttggattgagggtaatACATTAAGGGGGTAataaaaatcaaactaaaaaatataaggtaattgaaggtgatgatgagaggatgaagtggtggcaaagaaAATAAGCTAGTGTtagaaagaagaaaataaaagaaaaggggAACAAATACCCTTATTATGGAGGGAATAGTTACCCACCTCCCACTAGGGTGAatattaccctcatttgggggGTAATAACTCCCtcccttcctcccttctcctcacaacaccaccactaccacaacttctcatcacaataccaccacaccatcctccttgcaaccacctcaattcaccttcattGGCCTTTTATTAaggtggtttgacttttattacctcCATAACCCATTACAcccaatccaagcatgccctaaGTGTGGAAATCTTGATACCACTTCTGAGCTAGAGGTTTCAAGAGATCTGTTGAGGCTCCGGAGAGCATCGGCAAAGGCGCAACTTGTTTGTTTAAAGTAGTAGTAAGGTTTAAGAATGGCCATTTGAATTCTGAGTATTATTTTTCCTTGCCTGGTAAACTATTTAAATGTTGTTGGTATATTAATTGAATGCATTTGTATTTAGTAAGatgttgaattttcaaactttgaTCCCTCtcataacttttttttattaagatCCGTCTGCCAATATGTTTGAATATTAGGTCACTAgtattatatgcacgcgatgcgtgcgagataatATCAGAACATTAAATTGTTTTATTGCAACTACTTTGTATATTAGAACTTTTCATGTACCGATGTACGTTAGTACGTTACACAGTCTGAACTTTTTCCtccaaatattttttaaaagttaatagaaacatatacaatttcaagaaagAAAGATTTAGCCTTGTTTATACCTTCAGCCAGATCATAACTACACTGATATTTACCTCATACAATATTAGACTAATTGTTAAAGTCATTATATTCTCTTTGTGTCATGTTTAAGATGAAGGCGATTGCTAAATCTTGGTACCCATATGTGGGCGGCTAAGCCTTGTCTCATTAGGCAATCGTAGTCCGTGAACAAAAGAACTAAAGTGGTGTACGTAAAACCCTTTTTGGTTGTGAATAGGGCACCATATGTCCAGCACCCCTTACTGTGGCGAAGCTCAACATATTTCCATACACGGTTGATCAACCTCCTACCTGTTACCACATACGAAGTATTTCAGATTGAGTAATTATGTaaatatctctattatatatgtCAAACTGTTCCTTTTCATATATGGCAATGACATTGTTTCAAATTTCACTATTCTTATTATTAGTACTACCATTTTCTGTATTTTTCATACTGTTGTGGGTATAACTTATTAGCATCTTTTTAGCCTATCATGCTTTATCAAAATGTCCGTAGTATTATTGATGCCTGAAATCAAAGACATGGTTTTATTCTTTGTTGTACCTCGTGTGAAGTAGCGTCTATAAAGTGAGCAGCCTTAGAGAGCAAGGATGCAATAGCTTTAAGAACCCTCCGACCTTCTGGTTTGGAAGGTATCCTATAGTTCCTTTTTAGTGTTCTGTTTGTTGTAGGATGCCATTTGCTTACCACCTTACGCTTGTCAGCAGCTTCTTTGTCTAAACAAATACAGATAAAGACACAATTATTCCCCTTGAATCTCGTAGAAAAGGTGCAACTTCATATCAGATTACAAAATCCCAGCAAAATTTCTTAACATATCACATTGATGGCCATTAGAAAGAAAGATATTCTCATGTTCCATAAAACAACCTCTCATCAACATGCAACAATGCTTGTGATTTTAGTTTTGATAAAAACATGGTGATTACATAACCAAAGTTTGGATAAAAGAAAACATCCTTTAGATAGCTAAACCATAATTGCACACCCTTATCATGTCAAATGACATCAGTCAGTAACCTTTCTACATATACCTCTTTCAGAAGAATGCAAAAAgctttaattctttttttttttttttggaaaataaagatattttattaccaaaagagGAAGTTACACCTAGACAAAGCTAGGAAGTCAGTTAAACCAGACCACCAGAACACAATCAACTACAGCAAAGGCAACACCCAACAACTAAACAACTACAACAGAGGCTAACTTAAAACTTTAATTCTAAACATCCTTTGAATAGCTAAACAGAAATCGCACACTCTAATTCTGTCAAATGACATCAGTCAAACAACAATAATGCATAATAATCCTCAAAAAGTATCCAGTTGATCTTAAAGCCTCAAAAAGTCAAAATTGCACAGCAAAGAAGTGATATTTACTTTCAAAGCTTCTTCAATCTCGGCATCGCTTCAGGGATAATATTTGAGTGCTTGTCTGACTTCCATTAGCACCTAATACAAAATTAAAGAGCCATACAACTGGATATACACAGAACACAAACTACTAAGGAAAATTAATAACCTGCTGGAGAGCAAATGCTGCAATAGGTTTCACATCCCTTGCTGCCATGTAATCAACATGACCCTCCCCAAGTACAAATACCTTTATTGATGGGAATCCTTCGATGTCATATTCCttcatcattaaaaaaaataattacattAGAAGTTTAGATAATTATCAGGAATAAAGATAGAAAACTCCGAGTAAATACACAACTGAATTAAATACAcatcaaatcaacaaaatctcCAAAATCAATTCGAAATCTCCATATCTCATAATAATTGTGAAATTTAGATAAATAATAgtcaaaaacaattaaaaatccAAATCATATTATGCATTTTTTCACCTTTCATGGAAACCTATTTCATTCCTAGTGTTTTCTGTTCTCTTGCATTCTTGGAAATCTGCCCATTATTTTTAAAGAAAGAAAGTGAGCACGTTTCAACTTCAAGACTCACATAATTATTGAGCAATGAACATTACACCATGTGAATGAACATGATTCCCTCTACCACAACCAACAAAAAACGAATTTCATTCAAAAACTTTATCTCTATTTATGTAATTAAAGAAAAGTGAGTTTCATACCTGTAAGAGAGGAGCTTGAGAAATGGTGGCACCTGCGAAGTCAACAAATGGATTTTTACAAGTTTGCATAAACAttccaagaaacaaaaaaacctgaactaatcaaaataataataataataataataataataataataataataataataataataataataacgtgGAGAAGaccgaggttttctggcctacaGAGGACCCTCGAAGCAGGCTGTGGGAGTTTTTCCCcctgatattgctcgtcctttgCATGGTTTTAAGTTTCTCGGTGGTCCCGCTAGTTCCAATCCAGCTTTTAGTGGTAAGCTTGTGATGCAGAGGGTGACCAAGACCATTGGGCTTATGGATAATGTTGCTCAGCTTGATGATCCTCGGTGTGAGCTATTGTTACTTAGGGCATGTatcggagtttctaaactctactttgttTTGCGTACCTGTCCTCCTGGTATTTTTGAGGCGGCTCAGCGCACTTTTGATGAGGCTCTTCGATCTTCCTTGGAGCGTATTGTAACTGCTTCGGGGCCTGGCTTTGGCGATTGGCAGTGGCGTcttgccaccttacctttttcttttggcggacttggtgtttattccgcaggtgatgttcgtcattatgcttttcttgcttctcgatTGCAGTCTTTTGGTTTGCAGACAAAGCTTCTACGGCATGCTGGTATTGTTGGTCCTGGTCGAGTATTTGAGGATGCGCTGAGTCTATTTAGTAGAACGGTGGAGTATGACATTCTGAGTAACCCTAGTGAggtcgctgcccctaaactcatgaagaaattggcagatatatatttcac contains these protein-coding regions:
- the LOC110792336 gene encoding uncharacterized protein isoform X2 produces the protein MMTVVLDSLKDLATSCELQHLQFRGLLCQSLAAGGVARSFPLAFNHLNKLCLTQLELGRADVYCFVFGMIQSCPQVKDLEISVKPNTDVFQHKIDFNDNYKLSHLSRVKFTGITGSSAELKLIEYVLAISEALENFLYKGMLGLRVIH
- the LOC110792336 gene encoding uncharacterized protein isoform X1, giving the protein MMTVVLDSLKDLATSCELQHLQFRGLLCQVKLTDFIIMFHTAGKLCVFLSVFTLVDILCWFLQSDMLFRLSCKSLAAGGVARSFPLAFNHLNKLCLTQLELGRADVYCFVFGMIQSCPQVKDLEISVKPNTDVFQHKIDFNDNYKLSHLSRVKFTGITGSSAELKLIEYVLAISEALENFLYKGMLGLRVIH